Proteins from one Plodia interpunctella isolate USDA-ARS_2022_Savannah chromosome 7, ilPloInte3.2, whole genome shotgun sequence genomic window:
- the LOC128671412 gene encoding uncharacterized protein LOC128671412 has protein sequence MRTVARDNLAKSVNYKCGSCAMLYSDYKQLVEHLYWRHGTESYLCKRCMLRQWHFAAHICNVLPTDGSHYDETIPAISQNCSNRETEYCFCGKYINDSNMIGCDGPQCTLKWYHFACVGIVVPPDGEWLCPQCVSQISRCTNIVKFDGQRREG, from the exons ATGAGGACCGTCGCAAGAGATAATCTAGCAAAATCTGTGAATTACAAGTGTGGTAGTTGTGCCATGTTGTACAGTGACTATAAACAGTTGGTGGAGCATTTGTACTGGCGGCATGGCACCGAGAGTTACTTATGCAAGCGGTGCATGCTGCGCCAGTGGCACTTTGCTGCCCACATATGCAACGTATTACCCACAGACGGGTCACATTACGATGAAACTATACCCGCGATATCTCAAAACTGCTCCAATAGAGAAACAGAGTATTGTTTCTGTGggaaatacataaatgattCTAACATGATAGGGTGTGACGGTCCACAGTGCACTTTGAAGTGGTATCACTTCGCTTGTGTGGGTATAGTGGTGCCCCCTGACGGCGAGTGGCTGTGCCCTCAATGTGTTTCGCag ATTTCCCGCTGTACTAACATAGTTAAATTCGACGGCCAGAGGCGGGAAGGATAG